In the Euphorbia lathyris chromosome 5, ddEupLath1.1, whole genome shotgun sequence genome, one interval contains:
- the LOC136229288 gene encoding uncharacterized protein, whose protein sequence is MNVLVLLGLLFSLFQLLFISGVIGTPVFTLSASLHFWCYWDSSFHSFSFSAFIVRCRCSIHEREEYPLQMSISGCDGKDTASVRRATYPTLHVHSSFWMRRFRDGTLENYTKYH, encoded by the exons ATGAATG TTCTGGTGTTATTGGGACTCCTGTTTTCACTCTTTCAGCTTCTCTTCATTTCTGGTGTTATTGGGACTCCAGTTTTCACTCTTTCAGCTTCTCTTCATTTCTGGTGTTATTGGGACTCCAGTTTTCACTCTTTCAGCTTCTCTGCATTCATA GTAAGATGCAGGTGTAGTATACATGAGAGAGAGGAGTATCCACTACAAATGTCAATAAGCGGCTGTGATGGCAAAGATACAGCGTCTGTTCGTCGCGCCACATACCCAACTCTTCACGTGCATTCTTCCTTT TGGATGAGGCGCTTTCGAGATGGTACATTagaaaattatacaaaatatcattaa
- the LOC136229287 gene encoding 11S globulin-like, which produces MNKSFLLTLSLCCLVLFQGCLARFNLEQRNECQLERLSALEPDTKIQCEAGYIESWNPNHDQFQCTGVAVVRRTIEPKGLLLPHYSNAPQLMYIVQGRGMTGALFSGCPETFQESQQSRGSQDQDQHQKIRHFRRGDVIAFPAGVAHWCYNDGNENVVMVNVLDTTNIGNQLDTNPRHFYLAGNPEDEFKQLSERPREGRQQPFTRRHSQGSCNNIFCGLSSSLIAEAFNINQDLARKLQSENDFRGSIVRVEGELSVVRPPRTQQEMSAQQEQSCRRRGGSCDNGAEETFCTMRMKENIADPSRADIFIPEVGRISTVNSHNLPILGFIKLSASHVVLRNDAVRLPHWHMNAHSIIYCLEGQATIQVSDENGNRVFDGTLREGQVLAVPQNFVMVKRAECDRFEYVAFNTNENAMTSDLAGRTSAFRAMPAEVIANAFQISREDAMRLKFGREETTLAMSKSRSGRRADA; this is translated from the exons ATGAATAAGTCATTCCTGCTCACTCTTTCCCTCTGCTGCCTTGTCCTATTCCAAGGCTGCTTAGCTCGCTTCAATCTAGAGCAGCGAAACGAGTGCCAGCTCGAACGCCTCAGCGCCCTTGAACCAGACACTAAAATCCAATGTGAAGCTGGTTATATCGAGTCATGGAACCCAAACCACGACCAGTTTCAGTGCACTGGTGTAGCTGTTGTTAGGCGAACCATTGAACCCAAAGGCCTTCTTTTACCTCATTATAGCAATGCTCCTCAGCTGATGTACATAGTTCAAGGTAGAGGTATGACTGGTGCTTTGTTCTCTGGATGCCCTGAAACGTTTCAAGAGTCTCAGCAATCTAGAGGCAGCCAAGATCAAGATCAACACCAGAAGATTCGTCATTTCAGGCGTGGTGATGTTATTGCTTTCCCTGCCGGAGTTGCTCACTGGTGCTATAATGATGGGAATGAGAATGTTGTTATGGTTAATGTTCTTGACACTACCAACATCGGCAACCAGCTCGACACTAATCCTAGA CATTTCTATCTAGCTGGTAACCCAGAAGACGAGTTCAAACAACTATCTGAACGCCCCCGTGAAGGTAGGCAGCAACCATTCACCCGCCGCCACAGCCAGGGATCTTGCAACAACATATTCTGCGGATTGTCTTCAAGCTTGATCGCTGAAGCTTTCAACATTAACCAGGACTTGGCCAGGAAGCTTCAGAGCGAGAATGATTTCAGGGGAAGCATTGTCAGAGTTGAAGGTGAGCTTTCCGTTGTCCGGCCACCAAGGACTCAACAAGAGATGAGCGCTCAACAAGAGCAAAGCTGCCGCCGACGCGGAGGCTCATGTGATAATGGCGCAGAGGAGACTTTCTGCACCATGAGGATGAAGGAAAACATTGCTGATCCTTCACGCGCTGATATTTTCATCCCTGAAGTTGGCCGTATCAGCACCGTCAACAGCCACAACCTCCCTATTCTTGGTTTCATCAAACTCAGCGCTTCCCACGTTGTCCTCCGCAAT GATGCAGTGAGATTGCCCCACTGGCACATGAACGCACACAGCATAATATACTGCTTGGAAGGCCAAGCAACGATCCAGGTTTCCGACGAGAACGGAAACAGGGTTTTCGACGGCACATTAAGAGAAGGACAAGTCTTGGCGGTGCCACAGAACTTCGTGATGGTGAAACGAGCAGAGTGTGATAGATTTGAATATGTGGCTTTTAACACCAACGAAAACGCAATGACATCTGATCTTGCCGGAAGAACATCGGCCTTCCGAGCTATGCCGGCGGAGGTAATTGCCAACGCATTCCAGATATCGAGGGAAGATGCAATGAGATTGAAGTTCGGAAGAGAAGAGACAACACTAGCAATGTCCAAGTCTCGATCAGGAAGAAGGGCTGATGCTTAA